From Roseburia hominis, the proteins below share one genomic window:
- a CDS encoding DUF4007 family protein, with amino-acid sequence MTMKFRAHDTFFIRKGWLSKGMERVVAKDDLFVDKNENPMDVLGIGSNMVKALRYWLQAVGLTKEATKGKRVQKLTYIGSEIFKHDKFIEELGTLYLLQYQLAKQDEEATAWYYFFNEFSMSEFNREEFVQGLQNYVLMSDGASTVAIRSLNDDFACIINTYLPRYKSNPGKVSPENNIDCPFGELGLVDIANKKQKTYKKTIPTAKSFNPWVIYAVIMDQADGRDEISLNELLTKPKNIGKVFNLDAITMLDILHEVENAGLLKIIRTAGLDVIHLNKQMTFDECVKKYYETIDEEM; translated from the coding sequence ATGACAATGAAGTTTCGTGCTCACGATACATTTTTCATAAGGAAAGGTTGGCTTAGCAAGGGCATGGAACGTGTTGTTGCTAAGGATGATTTATTTGTAGATAAAAATGAGAACCCTATGGATGTTCTTGGAATCGGATCTAATATGGTTAAGGCCTTGAGATATTGGCTGCAGGCCGTAGGCTTAACAAAGGAAGCTACGAAAGGTAAGAGGGTGCAAAAACTTACATATATTGGCAGTGAAATCTTTAAGCATGATAAGTTTATTGAAGAACTAGGAACGCTTTATTTATTGCAGTATCAGCTTGCAAAGCAGGATGAAGAAGCTACTGCTTGGTATTATTTCTTCAATGAGTTCTCTATGTCAGAATTTAATAGGGAAGAGTTTGTTCAAGGACTGCAGAATTATGTTTTGATGTCTGACGGTGCATCAACTGTTGCAATCAGATCTTTGAATGATGACTTTGCATGTATCATAAATACTTATTTGCCTAGATATAAATCAAATCCTGGTAAAGTATCTCCTGAGAACAATATAGATTGTCCGTTTGGAGAATTAGGACTTGTAGATATTGCAAATAAGAAACAGAAAACATATAAAAAGACGATTCCGACTGCCAAATCATTTAATCCTTGGGTTATCTATGCAGTGATTATGGATCAGGCAGACGGAAGAGATGAGATAAGTCTTAATGAATTACTGACAAAGCCTAAGAATATAGGAAAAGTATTTAATTTAGATGCTATCACTATGTTGGATATTTTGCATGAAGTAGAGAATGCAGGACTCCTTAAAATAATAAGAACTGCAGGTCTTGATGTTATTCACTTGAATAAGCAGATGACTTTTGACGAGTGTGTTAAGAAATATTATGAAACTATAGACGAAGAAATGTAG